Proteins encoded by one window of Bacillota bacterium:
- a CDS encoding class I SAM-dependent methyltransferase, with protein MEIRGRRLSFVTDAGVFARGKLDRGTRLLIDAVDVPEGSDVLDLGCGYGPIGIAVAVMCPTCRVYMTDVNERACELAHRNALRNGVPNVQVRRGPGFQPVAGMKFDLVLSNPPIRTGKQVLFGIIEEATKHLKPGGRLVLVARTRQGAKTLLRKLAEVFPTAREVEKGGGYRVMEGAVERSIFPGERA; from the coding sequence GTGGAGATAAGAGGGCGGCGCCTCAGTTTCGTGACGGATGCCGGGGTTTTCGCCAGAGGCAAGCTGGACCGGGGCACGCGGCTCCTCATCGATGCCGTGGACGTGCCGGAGGGAAGCGACGTGCTCGACCTGGGCTGCGGCTACGGGCCCATCGGGATCGCCGTGGCTGTCATGTGCCCGACGTGCCGGGTGTACATGACTGACGTGAACGAGCGCGCGTGTGAACTTGCCCATAGAAACGCCCTACGAAACGGAGTCCCCAACGTACAGGTCCGTCGAGGGCCAGGCTTTCAGCCTGTAGCGGGGATGAAGTTCGACCTCGTCCTCTCCAACCCGCCCATCAGAACGGGGAAGCAAGTGCTGTTCGGGATCATCGAGGAAGCCACAAAGCATCTCAAGCCTGGGGGAAGACTCGTCCTCGTGGCAAGGACGAGGCAAGGAGCGAAAACCCTCCTACGCAAGCTGGCCGAGGTGTTCCCGACCGCGCGCGAGGTGGAGAAAGGCGGAGGGTATCGCGTCATGGAAGGAGCCGTTGAGAGGAGCATTTTCCCGGGCGAACGCGCATAA
- a CDS encoding N-acetylmuramoyl-L-alanine amidase, with the protein MKKPVVIMWTPKAWLVTTAAVAAVVIVLLVLARTAVRVNAPLSEAVCGKVVVIDPGHGGDDCGARGRSGLAEKDVVLDIGRHLASLLNRAAVYTVMTRTDGESPAGGANSGSGRREPLDLESRVDLAVRSRADLYISVHANSFPEPVWSGAQTFYHSRSDESKALAQAIQKELVARLGPNLRKAKPGDDYFVLRKTTMPAVIVEVGFLSNPREESLLAQQDYRRRVAEAVFRGVVAYLVESHLKSRTRDARAPDQRGHADGAKPVSETGTQVKASHVNHADDEVILYFAGPTNFDDDLMPEVRRVPGIKKDSSPSERASMIVEELIKGPANGSVLCPTVPRGTQLRSLRIEDGVAYLDFSHELASSHWGGSRAEELTVYSIVNTLAELPEVERVQITIEGAWPVTIAGHVVLDAPLEPDYGLVRFTN; encoded by the coding sequence TTGAAGAAGCCCGTCGTCATCATGTGGACACCCAAGGCATGGTTGGTGACCACCGCGGCGGTTGCGGCGGTGGTCATCGTGCTGCTTGTGCTCGCGCGAACGGCTGTGAGGGTGAATGCCCCGCTGTCAGAGGCGGTGTGCGGAAAGGTCGTGGTCATCGATCCAGGGCACGGCGGAGACGACTGCGGGGCGCGCGGCAGATCAGGACTCGCCGAGAAGGACGTGGTGCTTGACATCGGGCGCCACCTGGCCAGCCTCCTCAATCGCGCCGCGGTATACACGGTCATGACGAGAACCGACGGCGAAAGCCCCGCGGGAGGGGCCAACTCGGGTTCTGGGCGGCGCGAACCCCTGGATCTCGAAAGCAGGGTGGACCTTGCGGTCCGCAGCAGGGCTGACCTGTACATAAGCGTCCACGCCAACAGCTTCCCGGAGCCGGTGTGGTCGGGAGCTCAGACCTTCTACCACAGCCGGTCCGACGAAAGCAAGGCGCTCGCTCAAGCCATTCAGAAGGAACTCGTGGCACGCCTGGGTCCGAACTTGCGGAAGGCCAAGCCCGGTGACGACTACTTCGTGCTCAGGAAGACCACTATGCCCGCTGTCATTGTAGAGGTGGGCTTCCTTTCGAACCCCCGTGAGGAATCGCTCTTGGCTCAGCAGGACTATAGGAGGCGAGTCGCGGAAGCTGTTTTCCGCGGAGTCGTGGCCTACCTGGTGGAATCCCATCTCAAGAGCAGGACTCGCGACGCGCGCGCGCCAGACCAACGCGGGCATGCCGACGGGGCAAAGCCGGTGTCCGAAACCGGTACTCAGGTGAAGGCGTCCCATGTCAATCACGCCGATGATGAGGTCATACTGTACTTCGCCGGTCCTACGAATTTCGACGACGACCTCATGCCCGAGGTACGGAGGGTTCCCGGAATCAAGAAGGACTCCTCGCCCTCTGAACGTGCGTCGATGATTGTGGAGGAACTGATCAAGGGGCCGGCCAACGGGAGCGTGCTGTGCCCGACCGTCCCAAGGGGAACGCAGCTTAGGTCCCTTCGCATCGAAGACGGAGTGGCTTACTTGGATTTCAGCCATGAACTAGCATCAAGCCACTGGGGGGGTAGCAGGGCAGAGGAACTCACGGTGTACTCGATCGTCAACACCCTGGCTGAACTGCCAGAGGTGGAGCGAGTCCAGATTACGATTGAGGGCGCGTGGCCCGTGACAATCGCGGGACACGTCGTCCTGGACGCTCCGCTCGAGCCCGATTACGGACTCGTGAGGTTCACCAACTAG
- a CDS encoding SIS domain-containing protein, with product MNLRDEYSTMIRRLMDEIDSAEQEGIEKTAEAIATTVAAGGVLHVFGAGHSHMLAEEIFYRAGGLVPVNAMFDAGLMVHGGAAKSTILERLPGYAVAIMGDHETSAGEPIIIVSYSGINPVPIEMALEARARSLVLVALTSVQASAASRPRHPSGYRLYELADIVLDNHAPPGDALVDVPGYPGLRTGPVSTILGAYILNNVIVRAVEKLAAGGQEPPVFTSANVPGSAERNAWLVSHYRRQVKSF from the coding sequence GTGAACCTGAGGGACGAGTATTCCACCATGATAAGGCGCCTCATGGACGAGATCGACTCCGCCGAACAGGAAGGTATTGAGAAGACTGCCGAGGCTATCGCGACCACGGTGGCAGCGGGTGGAGTGCTCCACGTCTTCGGTGCAGGACACTCCCACATGCTCGCGGAGGAGATATTCTACCGCGCGGGTGGCCTCGTGCCGGTGAACGCGATGTTCGACGCAGGGCTCATGGTGCATGGCGGGGCCGCAAAGAGCACGATACTGGAACGGCTCCCAGGTTACGCTGTGGCAATCATGGGGGATCACGAAACCTCGGCGGGCGAGCCGATCATAATCGTCTCCTATTCCGGAATCAACCCCGTACCCATAGAGATGGCTTTGGAGGCGCGGGCGAGGAGCCTTGTGCTCGTTGCCCTCACGTCCGTGCAGGCGTCGGCCGCGTCGAGACCAAGGCATCCCTCGGGATACCGGCTTTACGAGCTTGCAGACATAGTGTTGGACAACCACGCGCCTCCTGGGGACGCGCTCGTCGACGTGCCCGGCTACCCAGGACTCAGAACGGGGCCTGTGTCGACCATACTTGGGGCATACATCTTGAACAACGTCATCGTGAGGGCGGTGGAGAAGTTGGCCGCCGGGGGCCAAGAGCCTCCCGTGTTCACCAGCGCCAACGTGCCGGGCAGCGCCGAGAGGAACGCCTGGCTGGTGTCGCACTATAGAAGGCAGGTGAAGAGCTTCTAA